The DNA sequence GAAAATCCCTCACATCACGGGTATAACTCTTGGTtggcattttttaatagtttttcatattgtgtGTACGTGCAAAGTCAATAAAATCCTCGATTCCATTCAAGTATTCGTTGGCGCATCTGTTCGGGTTCTGCATCCACGCTCTGTCCATCATTCCTGCAACCACAATAACAgtacaacaatcacaacaacttcAACATGATCTTGTCACCTTATGCCTTCGGTAAGGGCCCTATCCCATTCGGGAATGCAAAATTATGTCACGTAATTTACGGCTAGTTCAAATTAGATTTCGATGTGGAGAAATTTCAGCAACATCTTTGTACAGTTCTTTAAGTGCATGACATAGATATGAAATACTTATGTGCCACCCAAATAATGTACAAAGATGACACCGAAATCCCCATGACTGAAACCTAATCCTTTAATCGTAAACTACACGTCATAACTTTGCATTCTCAAACTGTCCAAATAATGGgaaaattcaagaattaattggaccgcAGTCATGCTTTCGCATCCATTTGCAACATCCAACTAATCTTCAAACGggaaactaagttttactaaaaaaaacaaatacgaAGTTAATTACAATTAACTTCTTACATCACAACACAAATTTTTACGTTACGTACAAATTTGTACATAAACAATTCAACGTTGTACACaattacaacataaaaaaatgtgtaataaatataatttaacaacttaatataaacataacaacataatttcaatataatttaactaatttatatttttgaaaaataaaacgaaGAAAATACCTTCCAAATCGTTATCCACCGAGGGCTAGTCACACACAATATCCCTACACACAACGAATCTTACAGTGTTAGTATGAATTGACATTGatacttttaaatgaaaataacaaaaaccttACCAAACACACCGAAATAGCTCAATCAACCTATAGAAGATAGAGATTTAGATGGACGAAGTATTAGAGgaagaaattgagagaaaatgggaACGACAGATCCCGaattgaagaaaaacgaagggaAAGAAGGTGCAGAGGCGAAATCTACAGTTTTCTACCTCTGTAGCTAAAGTCATGTTATAAAGATtacttttggaagaatcactttgtgcgacgaagttagaattcgtcgcgcaagttacttttgcgcgacgaaatataACTTCGTAGCGCaagtgtcaattttttttttgcaaaattctcttttttgttttctttataatttaataatgtaaaCTATTTGCACAACGAACATTACATTCGTCGCGCAAgttgcattattttttttcttttttttttccgttaTCTTTCTAActaatgtaaatttttttttatccaattaaaattatcaaaccaaattatatattactaaaatttttattaaaattaatttattatcaaaaatatatattataactaATGTAAACTTTTAGCAGTCCAtgtaacataaattttttttacaaaaagtcCAACATAACGTTCAAATAAATCTTAtttcataaacaaaaaaaaagaaaaaaaaaacaaattaagttCACTCTTCCTCTTGGTCATCAGCAGGGGCATCGGCAACAGCAGCAGTAACCCGCAGTACATCAAACTTCCACTGCCAGAACTACATCTTGAAAAGGTCATCCACATACTTCCGCTACTTCTCATAGGTTTTATCAATATCCCAAACAACCTATAAtggcaataaaattaaattagttattgcaaaaatattatttttaaacaaaaacaattacacATTTTTAATAAAACTTATCGATAACTCCTACATCATGGAGTTCTTCAAGTACACAGGCACCATTTTCCAAGACTCGGTAGAACACTGCTTCCGCACCAATCCCCCTATATCAAACCTAAGTTCGACGAACGCTTTAGCCGAACTTTTGTCATCAAACGAGGGCAAACGCTTACGTCGGTACCTTTCTATTGTCAACACAgctttcctaattttttttcctaccaCAAAAATTTAAAACGTAATAGCCtattaaaacaataatttcaACCATATCAAATGTAAAACAATTAAttcaacaatatttttttttttacctttcccTTCACGAGAGCCTTCTCCCTCCTAACTTTTCGTTGAATCTAAAACATCAGCCATCGTTTGAAACAAAACCTTTGCAAAATAGGGTTCTGAAACAATGTTTATGTAAAACCCGACACACTTTGTGTGATGAATGCGCACTATAAATAGGAGCGTTTAATGTGCGGCTGACTGTTTTTAGCAACACTTTGCGAATGAATATGTAGAAAAAACTCGTCACGTAAACTTTTGGCGCCAAATTTTATTTACCTGCCTTTTCTTGCGCGACGAACACTAGTAGTTGCCGCGTGAAGTCCTGCGTGAAGTCCTCTTGTGCGATGAAATTGTTCGTCAGCaacccttagtgtaaaaatatcgatgtacaaaaaaaaaattgctgcaTTTTGAATCGAGGGAAATAAATCCCTTATGAGGTACCTAAATCCAACTAGGGGTTAGATCACTAAATGAATGACCATCACGTAAGTACATACGATCTGGACCGGCCATAACATCCAAGGCCAATTCTGAGGGTAGTCCATGTAGGTGCCTGTCTAGGGCTCCCACTTCGGGAGGGGGGCCCAAAAAAtttatatatcttgtaaataacaTGAAAATACAGAAAAAGTAGGAAATATCATAATTCCTTTGATATTAACTTTTAATGATATTAGATGTAGAAATAGAATATTTTATCTATTTAGCGAAAAAAATTTATACATATCAATGTACAAAGAACCGGAGGTCAAAAAACTTTAGGGCCCTACTTCAAAAGCTCGCCTAAGGCCCCAAAATTCTCAGGACCGGCCCTAATAACATTCCTAACGGTTGCTGATCAAACATGACATCCATGGTAAGTAATTATGGAATATTCTCTACTAATTATATGCATTGAAGTTGGCCATTTTGCACAGTGGAGGGACAGTGAGGAATCTCTTGTATAAACATGAGGACGACAGAGGGCCGGCATTTTTAGACTTTttatccttttccttcttttatttatttatttattttatttttattttgatttttttagcaTACAAGATACTTATTCcttaaaaagagagaaaaataaaatttgcacCTTCATCCTTTTTTAAGCTATAAAAAGTCCCTCtcttctacaaaaaaaaaacccaagagAGAGTGAAAaatggaagaaggagaagagattAATGCagcagaagaagaaagagagaatatCAGTCTCAAGGACCTCTCTAAGAAGCTTGAGGAATTTGCCAAGGCTAGAGATTGGGAGAAATACCACAGTCCCAGAAACCTACTCCTGGCTATGGTAATTAAATCTTTTCCCATTACAATTCTACGATCATCATTTGTTTTGGTAACCATGACACTGTATATGTTTCTATGTATGATGCATGTCTAACAAGTTCATTGGTCTCTCTCTGCCTAACCACGCATTTCTGTGTTACTTTTCTCTGTCATTAGTTTTTACGCTTGGGTCATGCAATCTTCTTTGCTTTTGGAAAATGGTTTGAGGACATAAGATGCTTATATTTTCGTATTGTGAGGTTCGATTATATTAATTATGatggttatttttttattgtgtgGTTCAAGTTCACAGATTGAAGAATAtaagtatatatacatatacgtaCATACATGTTGGAAGATGTTGTTCCTTTgccacatacatacatacatctCTTTGTAGATGCAAACATATATTTCCTAAACACGTGCATGACCTGTCCATTTCATTGATTTGTTGGTATTTCTTTATTTGATAATTACAAACTATTAATTTACGGGAATGAGAATTCAAACTAGGGTTTAAATGGACGTGCTCTGGTCAACTGCCCCAATTTATatctgctatttttttttttttaacataagcTATCTTTCATGAATGGCCAACGCCAGTAAACCTTATTCATTCAAATATGAGTGGGGTTAGCAGTTTCTGAAATATGAAATCCCTACTCcaattttgcattcataatgcaTGCAATACTCTTTTGCAAACATTTGGGGTGGGATACCATAGACAGATCGTACTTTTTGAAGTTTATCTTTCAACTTTGCCCACTTGAACACTTCCTTCAGAAAGATTGGGATGAATTCTGATTAGGGAAGCTGGCACGCACTGGGGACAACTAACAACGTGTAGTGCCTGTAACACTCTCTTTGACTCACATCAGGACCCCTTCCTGCATATCCATACAAGACCCAAGTAGGCGGGTCGATGGGGTGTAGGCTAAGGCGGCATATTGGGTGTTGCAAATTTCATACCCTAATATGTGGAAAGCTTTCAtttagcttctttttttttaccaagtGTACATTTTTAGAAAACTTTGATTGCAAAAAGATAAGTTAAGCCATTCATGCATGAGTGGTTGAAAATATATAGAAatggaatttgaaaacaaataaataattttcatgGTTGCTATAACATACACGATGGATGCTGCATGTGTAGGTGGGAGAGGTAGGAGAACTATCAGAAATCTTCCAGTGGAGGGGAGAGGTGGACAGAGGGTTGCCAAATTGGAAGGAATCAGATAAAGAGCATCTGGGAGAAGAGCTTTCTGATGTGCTTCTTTACCTCATCAGGTTGGCGGATATATGCGGCATTGATCTTGCTGATGCTGCCTCAAAAAAGATTGTCAAGAATGCCATCAAATACCCTCCCAAATTCTTCTAAATTAATTACCTTAATTATTAGAACACATGATAATTTCtgtatttctcaaatttgtttttttattaagatgATCACTATGCCACAACACTGCATCTACCACGGCTAATTGACCATGGATGTATAAAGTCCGTTATAAAAGGTCAAATTTAACCACGGACATGTGAAGTTCGTGgtaaataattattataacaaCGGGTATAAACAAACCCGTGGTTGAAATGGTTAAAGTATCAACGCGCGTTTAAAGCCTGTTATAATTTAGCTAAATATTACCATGAGGAAAGCCCGTGGTTGCAAAAAGTTTTAACAAAATCACCTTTTTAATTTATGACAGACTGTAATTGTTAtctttgtaatttaaattttttattttttaatcaactAGTATCTCTAATCTCTAATATTAGAAAGCCAGAAGTCAAGTTTGATGTCTCAAGGCTTTACCAAAAATTATTGGACCAAAATAACCCTGAAACAAAAAAACGCATTAACTGAAAAGAAATTATTACTAAGGGTAGTtttgtaagaaaaaaattacaattaaaagagataaacaaaagaagaagaaaaggaagaaaaaaaacctaatcGTGGAGGACTCGAACTAAACTGCCACAAACTGAGATAAAAtagaaacaaaagagaaaagaaattgaATGTGCAAAAAGGAAACCTAATCGTGGAGGACTCGAGAGTAAACTACCGCAAACTGACTAAGAAGATGAATAAACTCCCAAGAACTCACAAATCCACATTAAGTAATTTACAAATCCAACATTAGAGAAGGAGGGAAGAAGCTTCATTGTTCCTGCTACTTCGAATGGTTTGAggaaattttgttttcaatttcattcTATGATGCTACCAACAGTTACTAGACTCcagcaaaaacacaaatagtGCATTGTGAAGCTCGTTGttcctcttctatttttgagtCGGTCATGATTTAAGACCGATGGATTGTTTTTATTCTACTTTGTTTAGTTTTTGTATTTCTATGTTTTGCATCTATATACATATTGATTGGATTCTATCAAGCACTTTTGTTACATTTGTGCTTCGCCTACTTTTTCATGATGTTCATGGTTACATTCTGCAATCTACATGGAGCACATCCTGGTATTGCAACTCTCATTTCTGCTTAATTATACATACACAGAGAGGCTCTTTTGTAGAAGTTTTAATCTACAAACATGATAAACCTCGATATGTAGACGTGTAAACGAAGGAGGGAAAATGTGAACGTGTGAGAAAGCTGTTTCGTGGAAGCGGAGAAATAAAATCGATTGCTCCATTGTGAAATTCGAAATCAAGCTCTTCTCCACTGATACCCAAAGGTTTTTATGTCAGTTTTAGTTTTGCTTAAGTTTGGTTTACTTAACCATTCTCCTTTGCTTATATTACTTGCTTATCCCTTCAGGCATTTCTCACATAGGAGTGGTCTTCTATCCTTTTGACTATTATTTTTCATGTCACAATCCTCTTCTAGTAAGAAACTCAATCTATGGCCTGGTGgttcaaaataaaaaaggagaGCCTTGAATTATAGcgatcaattttttttacaggCATCATGTATTCACTTGCATCAAGATTGCTTGCTTTTTGTGTAATTGACTTTGaggatttgaatttttcaatATATGGGCCCTAAGTGATGAGTTTTGATTTCTAAGCTTTATATTTTTCCTTGTTTGTCTCATAGGTGGTTGGTGGTTCTAATTCATGAGGGTTTATAATTCAAATATCAACTACATTTATAGCCATCTGCAAATTTAAAGTGCGATTGGCTTTAGGAGATGTGTGTCTTCTTGAAAAAAACGATTGCAGAGAAGACGAATATCATTGGAGGACCAAGGTTGGAACTAGGACTTGAGTTTTGTTTTAGAGTGTGAAGCAAAGTCTCTACATATTTTGGTGATTTGGTATATTTCTTAATATAACTACTCattttgttgttaattttagtgtaatatttgaatatatgaattttaataaagttaaattttcaattttgtatataaatatcttatatatatatattattaaatcatttttaattttttttacttttggaaatttttttacaACGAGCATTAGTCGTGATCAATTTGTAATCCACAATAGCCATAACATGTGGTGTTAGATCTCAATCTACTACGGGCACAATTCGTGATTACATTGCATTTGACAACGTGCATAGTCCGTGGTAAAAACAAAGACTTTCTATCACATCCAGAATACTAACGGACACAATGCCCGTGGTAGATTGCAATTTATCACGGGCATCCATCGTGGTAGATGAGCTTTTTTCTTCTAGTGGATGAGCTTTGAAACTTAAGAGTTTTCAATAAAATGTTTAAATGAATTTAGAGTGGAATgtctaattaatttaatttctccTTATTTTCTTATTGGCTGATGGAGATCATGTATAATTCAACAAGTTTGTCAATACAGACACTTAATACCACAGTTCAGTGATATTCATTTTACTTGTATGTTAAAggtcaaaaattcaaattttatgcATAACGAGTTTGATAccatttttttctctcattgttgaagaaaaacaggtatgtcaataattttttggaaatACCACAAAATGCGACATTTTCTTAATCTTGAgacaaaaatatgatttttttttaatatgtataGAACATGCACACATGCACATTCGCTGGACAAAAATAAGATTCTCCTACACCTTGAAATGACCTAATTGCCCTTGTATATAAATGGGTTATTTCCTCCCATTttcttatttctctctctactctctctactctttctctctctctctctggcgaAGAACCCTAACAATGCAATCACCCTTTAATAACCCACCTCAGCGGCAGCaaccctttctctctcatcgATGATCTTTTCATCAGTCCCCTCTGTCCTCTGTTTTTTAATTGGTGACCCAAGATTCAGATCGCATCTAACTTTTAGGTGGCAATACAATTCCCAACTCACAATCCCAAAAGCTTGGTGTGTAATGGAAAGTAATTCATCCACCAAAGCTCTCATGAAGGTCATAGGTGGGATTGGATGAATCACCATGAGTCAAAGCCCAGTACGAGTGATGTTGGTTTCTTTACGATATTTGGGTaataaagtttttaattttttaaaggtTTGTTTATGGGTTTTGATTTCAAAGTGCAATATTTATGAGTTTTAATTTCTGGGTTCGTATGTTTTATGGCTACTGGGTTTCTTGGCTTTACCTGTATTTTGTGAGTTCGTGGGTTCTATGGCTGGGGTCAAATATTTCTTAGGGCTTCAATTTTTCCATAAAACTATACACTGTATGCACACGAGAGGCATAAAGGAGGTCAAATTTGGGTTTGTGCTCAATTATTGTAGTCTAATTTTGACGTAATGTAGTGAACAAGGACACAGAATCATATCCTATAAGATTTGAACCTATGACATCGGGCTTTGGAGACTTAAGCATGCTTTGTTCATGCTTTGTGATGTGCATCTTTTCATTTAAGAAAGCAAACATTGTTAATGATACCAAAATAA is a window from the Malus domestica chromosome 16, GDT2T_hap1 genome containing:
- the LOC103408302 gene encoding uncharacterized protein; amino-acid sequence: MEEGEEINAAEEERENISLKDLSKKLEEFAKARDWEKYHSPRNLLLAMVGEVGELSEIFQWRGEVDRGLPNWKESDKEHLGEELSDVLLYLIRLADICGIDLADAASKKIVKNAIKYPPKFF